The Dioscorea cayenensis subsp. rotundata cultivar TDr96_F1 chromosome 11, TDr96_F1_v2_PseudoChromosome.rev07_lg8_w22 25.fasta, whole genome shotgun sequence genomic interval AGAATGAAATGCAgtgactgaaaaaaaaaataaactgagaaaataaaattgatagaaTGAAATACAATGactgaaaaaaattgaaaaaataaaaactgatagAATGAAAcatctgaaaaaaataaaaactaataaaataaaatggagtgactgaaaaaaaaaaaactgaaaaaataaaaactgatagAATGAAATACagtgattgaaaaaaaattgaaaaaataaaaaactgatAGAATAAAATACTGATAGAATGAAATACAGTGactgaaaaaaaatggaaaaaataaaaacgatAGAATGAATTCAATGAAATACAGTGACAGGAAAaaacctgaaaaataaaaactgatatAATGAAATGCAgtgaattaaaagaaagaaaaaaaatggaaaaataaaaactgttGGAGAAATTCAAGTGTCAGATCAACAAACATGATGTACGGAAAGTTTTGAAAGTCTGAGAGAGAGAACTATAATGTTAATGTTCACAACccaataattttccctttaatAAATCACTAGAAAAACCCATTTTTGTGACGTGGCTACAAAAATCCTTTATCATTTCCAAAGGGCTCATTCAATTAGCGTGGTTCTTCGCGAGCCAATCACGCGCCCTGTCATTTTTTCAATCTCGTGCTTTCGTCCTTCTtgtcttcctctctctctctctctctccacctCCGCCGAGCTCCATCCATGGCCGCCACTACCACAACCCTAGGCCTTCTCAACTGTCTCCCTTCCCTTCCCAAGCTCCCCAGACCCTCACCATCCCCCCTTATCAAGCTTCCCTCCCAACCCTCTCTGTCCCCACCTCTCCTCTCGTCCCTTCACCACGAAATCTCCGCCAAATCGCGACATCTCGTCACTACCTCCGCtgctctctctcttcctctccttctcAGCGCTCAGGTAAGCTTCTTCATCTCCATCCCCATCTCCATCCTCTTCTCCATCTCTCACCTTTTTATGGTTTCAAAGGATGCGTTGGCGGCCGACGGGGAGTTCGGGATCCTGGAAGGTCGATCGCTGGCACTGATCCATCCAATCGTGATGAGCGGCCTCTTCTTGTACACGCTCTGGGCTGGGTACTTAGGCTGGCAATGGCGCCGAGTTCGCACCATCCAGAACGAGATCAATGAGCTCAAACAACAGGTCAAACCCCCAGCTCCCGCCGCCGTCACCGCCGGAGCTCAGTCTGCAGCAGCATCGCCTCCTCCCCCGGCTTCATTATCCCCAATCGAGTCCCAGATCCAGAAGCTCACTGAGGTACCGTACCGATCTAGGGTTTCTTCAATTTCGATCTATGATTTGGGATTTGGGATTTGGGATTGTGATTGATTGGGGGGGGTGATGTAGGAGAGGAAGGAGTTGATCAAAGGATCATTCCGAGATCGGCATTTCAATGCCGGAGCTACTTTGCTAGGGTTTGGTGTGTTTGAGGCGGTGGCTGGTTGC includes:
- the LOC120272475 gene encoding uncharacterized protein LOC120272475 gives rise to the protein MAATTTTLGLLNCLPSLPKLPRPSPSPLIKLPSQPSLSPPLLSSLHHEISAKSRHLVTTSAALSLPLLLSAQDALAADGEFGILEGRSLALIHPIVMSGLFLYTLWAGYLGWQWRRVRTIQNEINELKQQVKPPAPAAVTAGAQSAAASPPPPASLSPIESQIQKLTEERKELIKGSFRDRHFNAGATLLGFGVFEAVAGCVNTYLRTGKLFPGPHLFAGAGITVLWAAAASLVPAMQRGDETARNLHIALNTLNLLLFIWQIPTGIEIIFAVFEYTNWP